The Ictalurus furcatus strain D&B chromosome 12, Billie_1.0, whole genome shotgun sequence nucleotide sequence gcgttgaaagcagccagttgaggtggttcggtCACCTGGTAAGgaacataaacaacaacaacaaaaaaaaacctgacttgTATAACAGgtcataaaagaaataaattattctAATCACATGAATAAAGCAAATACTTCTTTTACAATTTCTGTGAAACGTAACATTACTGCTACATTACTGTTCATGTTTAACTAGGCCTCAGAATAGCAACAGGCCGATAACGTCTTTTTCCTTTACATAAGCTAAAACTCACATTTAATCAACTTAACCCAAATAAATTCACACTTTGCTTCTTTAACTAACTCAAAGTTATTACTGGAAATAGTGTTTGCGGCTTTCTCCAGAGTTACATCGTTAGCTCTTTGCTAGCGTTTACAGCATTCACTTCACAATAGCATTTACAACACTTCAAGTAAAAGGGGTTGAAACTCACCAAAAACGTTGTGGTTTTGTTGTATTTAAGCTTCATAAATTCCCAAACAAGCAGGTATTGTTTTTGAGCTTATAAATCAACTCTTCACAAAAGCTTTTAACTTTTTAGCTTGTTAGTCTGTCTGCTTCTCCTCTCAGCTCTCTGCTCAGTGCTGCTTCAAAATGGGCCACCGAGTCTCTTAAAGGGGAAGCGTCACCACAATTCCTTACAGCCATACTtctgtttgtttacattaaatcaCTGTCAAACTGTTTTTAACCATTCTTAATTGTTTCTTACATGTATATGTTTTAACTTATTagcatatttatgcattttatgaattatttattggTGATAATTCAATGTGGGTAACAATTAGTTAATAGCGAACTCCTACTAACATCATAATTAATTAGCACTTATTAGTAGTTAATTGGAGAAAGATAAGTGTTAATGAGGAACTACTAATTTATTCCTGCTTAGTTCCTGCATAGTTACCATGGACTTGTAGAAcagtattgtaaagtgttaccgatttattttataaagaagTTTTCAATAGGCGCAATATTTAAATGTGCACAATAATATTATGGCTATTAATATTTTACCTATTTATTCAAAccatattttacttttattttttcattaatgtcatatgaataattaatttggcctaactggagcttgttttaTACCTACTGGTACGTAACACCCAGTCAGCAATGCATTACTATTGTTCAACCTAGAGGTAACGAAAGCCTGGactagtttttctgcatcatatATTAAAATTGTTAAAGACTAATGTTAAAAGGGACTAGTGATTACAGGACAACGTTACTGTTATCAGTTGTCAGTTTCAGGCACCTGGAAAGTCAAGCGCTTCTAAAACAgcaatgcatgtgtgtataggCCAGCTTGCTGAGTGTACTATGATGCATGAATCAATTACTCATTAACCCTTTTGTCAATGGGTTATTGAGATTTAATGCAGTTTTAAGATATTAAGATGgtattctttctctcttataGCCCTACCATTAAAGAGAGTAAAGAAGGAGGATATTTGGACATTGGATTGTGATAAGAATCAGCTTCCTGTTACCTGTGGAGGTAAAGAGGGCACACTGTATCGTGACAAGCTTGCCAGAGGTACACCTTCATCATTTTCATATCATCAAACCTTATCCTAATATATAGAGATGGCTTCACTTGTTCTGTAATCTTGCAACGATCaaaaatctttaataaataagtaatgttATTATTCGTGATTTAACATTGGGCCTAATATTTGTTTAAGAGAACAtaaaaaggtaataaaaaataacagctCAACTTTTCTccctcatcatcataatcatcattagTACTATAAAATGTGGGTATATGTGTGAGATACAGCATGAGAGACGATGTGATAGATTAGGGCTTTATTATGACTAGATTAGGTGTTTATTAGGGCTATTCCTCTAAGCACAGTTATTACACCAGCTATAGATGAGTGGAGGCACTGTGTTAACACATGTTGCTAGAACATTTtgaatgaaagagaaaagagggTAAGTAAAACTGATTTCATACAGAAATGAAGCTGTGTTGAAGCAATTTACTTTTATAGTTAATTTAAATtggaatttaaataaagttttgttcCTACAGGAGAGAAGTGTATTTTGTCCCGGGACCGCTGGTTCACCCCATGTGACTTTGAGAGATTTTCAGGAAAGAGAAATAGCAGGAAATGGAAACACACCATCTCCTGCCAAAACACTACACTGCATAAACTTATACAGGTAAATCTACTGTTTATCACTATTAAGATGAACTAAAAGTGCCtatgcaccctgtccagggtgtaccccgccttgtgcctgattctcccagggataggctccaggttccccgtgaccctgaaaaggagtaagccaTAGaagttgaagaagaagaaagtgtcTATGTGCCCGGGTACACATACTGCACAGGCATACACaaagttattattaaaaatgaatgttaaGAACCTTCCTTTTtgtccttgttttgttttgtaggaGGGTCATTTGCAGTGTCCACGCACATACAGAGTCtatggtcagaaggtgctgtaCCTATTTCGTAGTTTCCGGTTGTATCATGTTTTAAATCTTTGTCCTGCTTTTTCAGTAAAATATCTTTGCTCTTCTTACTGCAGAACAAGACATTTTCTTCTAGCTGTGTGGAAAGCTCCAGCCCTCGTCAGTATACACAGGGtcttatttacatttccttttttgttatttacatAGGCTAGGACCatttcttttttgtatttttctgtttGCATGTGTTGCTCCACTGCTGCCCGATAAGAGTCAGCATCCAGTGTGGTGACAGATGAATCCAGTGAAGACCATGAAAAGTGGATAGAGGAAGAGGacaataaacaagaagaagaagaggaagaagacagCGAGCCAGTGGATTTGTCTGAATTTCAGGCTTTTGCTTTACCAGTCAGCTGTGGTTCTGTCAGCGGGTTTTTATATAAAGACAGATTTGCAGGTAGGTGGTAATCAGAGCTAAGTTTGCCGTGTCTCTGGGAGTGTGTTTCCAGACATTGTTTGTGCTGCAGGGTCACGCAGTAAGAGCATCCGTACAAAGGAGCACTGGTTCACTCCTGAGGAGTTCGTAAAGCAGGGGTTAACGCTGACAGACGGACACTGGAAGAAAGACATACTGTGTCACGGCAAAACCCTTAACTACCTGGTGAAGGTAATGTGAGAGATTGAAGATATTTACATACGCAGCTTGATCATATTGTAGCTCCTACTGTTAATTGTATGTGTTGCTCCTACAATTCACTGTTTGCTGTCTTCAACTAGAACTTTCATTTCcactctctcgttctctgtgTTTAAAAGGGCAGAGTAACTAGACAGATTAGATACAGAGAAACTTTATAACTCTTTTTGGAAGTATATTGTATCTTCTTGTGTatgttttcagaaaaaaatcctGTATATCCATTCACTGCTGTGTCCCTGTCGTCTGTGCTGTCCTGAGAACCGGGTGAGTCTCAAACCCATGACACCATCTAATTACTAGTCTCTTTTCAAAAATGTGATGCAATTTTTTTCCATTGACTATCTTGCTCTGAAAAGCTTATTGTGTCACAATATCCAAAGTGTTATATTTCTGACAGTAACCAGTGTACCGAAGTGTGCATATACAGTACTAAAGAATGAAGAGAAAATGTGATTGCGTCCTTCAAACAGTTGAACATCTGTTACTGTTTAAGTTGGATTATACTGGTTTAATTAGATTAGATAGGTTTagttattgggttttttttttttggttactaCTAATAATTGAATACAGTTTAAAGAACTGAAGGAAAAGATTCCAGAAGACATGCAGTTGTAATTGCACCCAAAGTTGGTTCCACCAAGTATACCGGGATCCTGCAGAACAAAATAAGTCATGCGAGCATGAGATTTTACTtaaacatgcatttttaaagaacagcacatcataaacatgtcataagCATAAACATATTATGACtcaattttcttcattttctgaaCCAGCTGGACCAGGATAATGATGACGTGTGCTACATTTGTGACTCGGCGGGAAATCTGGTGTGCTGTGACGAGTGTCCACGAGCTTTTCACCATCACTGCCACTTACCAACTCTACAGGAGGACACACTTgggtgagaaagaaaagaaactagagagaaatggagacaaagaaagagaaaggttGACTAAAGAATATATTTGCTAATAGCTACTATGTAGTGAATATTTAGAGTAAACCTGTAATAGGCATTTGAGAGTCATCAACATACAGTGTTCAGCATACAGTCCAGCAGCATGTTTTGAGCAGTtttagatactttttttttttatcttcgtTAAACTTTTAAACTAATATCATtatgcagggttgccaggtttcagcaaaaattTGAGCCAGCTACAGCTCAAAAACGAGACGTGAAACTAACCCAAAAATGGAGGCATTGAGATATGGAATCTTGTGGAATTTCgagttaataaataatttttttattatttcctatTAAAGAAGACCTTGTCAGTCACAGTCTATTTTTAACTAGTCTCCTGTCCAGTgctcctcctccactgaaaatATTCATACAGTGAGCATTGGGCAGTACTATATCTACCCCAGTGGTCCACTATTAGGGCTTTTTGCAGTTCCTATTTTTGACCACTTGGTGTGATAATTTTATGGAGATAAATGGGGCCATGAGCACGCTGCCCCATGATTGTGcaacatcaaaataaaaaaattgtcaaTTCAATGGAACTTGGATCGGCTTACATTTGTCAAATagccacatttttaaaattgttggTCACCCAACAGAGATAattcaacagaatttaaaatgtatgaagttGTGActgaacattttaattatattatacacacacacacacacacacactaattatatatatatatatatatatatatatatatatatatatatataaaaaatgttcagtCGCTACATGCCCGCAAGACAAGCACCGAGACCCATCCTGTTTAAAAACTTTGCAGGCCATTTCAATTAATGCACTATACCAAGAAATAATGTGACGTAGTAATATTATTTGTACAACTAACCTATATCAATATACTGCCACAATCCCAGTGCTAAtgatgcatttgtgtgtgtcagtgtatttgtgtttgggCTGGTGGGAGTCGAATttccccacaaggataggaatatgtGACAGTTTTGATTGCTTTTGATCGTTTTGggcacttatttatttattttttacaaaacctgtaacttttattttttacgtGTAGTGTTACGTTTACGTGTAGTGTATAGACAGTTAgacattaattattataatattgttttGATATAATGTCACGTAAGGAGGTTGAgtacagatgcaagtgcagataagagttttattatagGAGATACAGGCTGACAAATGCAAATCACCAAACAATAGATTTGacaaaacaggcaaatggtcaggcgatcagcaaacaggataaactagaCTAAGACACTACTCAAATAACGAGGATGAGAACCAGATCGAAAGCATGAAACATGATGCTATGAATAAAAGCTTGGTATACGACAGAGACTAtggcaactgagcgtaatacttcacaaactcatagtgttcaaaaagtctcttatataggGTGGAGTGAGTaagtgtgagattggcaacaggtgtgtgtgactAGAATTCCGGAGAaagtgaacgtgtgtgtgggaagtgtaatcctcttcggccatgtttgtagtttgtggtgcatCCGGGGAAATggagtttttattatataaaaagtaGATCCTGAAGAATAGTAAGacaaacttgtgtgtgtgtgtgtgtgtaggggtaaaTGGATGTGCACTTTCTGTGTGATAAAGACTAACCAGGGATTGTGGAATGAGGAACCAATAATGAGCATGCAAGATGCTTTGCAAAGTCCTGTTTCTGGAAATAttacggtacacacacacacacacacacacacacacacacacacgcacaaacaaatGGATACAAAGCTGTGTCTCCGATTGtatctgtttttttccttcatcaGCAGTGTGAGTATTTGCTGTTGCGTTTGTATAAGGAGGACACAGAGCGTGTGTTTACTGACGATCCTACTACAACAGTAAGAATTTCTTCTAAATGCTTACATGAAGATTAAATATCCTGAAGTCTAACAAAAGCCTACTACATTGATTATTTCAGTCATAGTTGATATGTTTTGGAAGAGGAAAGGAATGGTACAATCGCTTCATGACACGAACCATCCAACGGTCCCAAATGATCATTTTCAACACATCAGGGTTTCTGCTCAGATCTGTTTGATCTGTTTACATTGACTACAGTGTTTAACAAAGAGAAATGCAAATGTATCATTGATTATCTTTTGATAATGttaggttgtgatttccaccactgtaatgaaataaaaggaaaaatttTGGACGCCCTGGCTATGTTTTTTAGCCCTGGATGAACTGTACATTGGGAGAAAGTAGGAAATAATTTAAATGTACGTGCCAGTACACTAGCACAGGTCATACAGGTCAAATCTGATTTTCAATCACTATACAAAATGGGATAAAAGACATGATATTACTTCACATAACCTTTATTAAACTGTGCCCTTGTGCAGGTGAAGAGATACCGCAGTGTAATCTCCAAGCCCATGTGGCTGAACAGAGTGAAAACTAAACTGCAGAATAAGGAGTATGAAACCAtggcagtgtttgtgtgtgatattATTCTCATCTTCAACAACTGCAAAACTTTTAACAAGGTGAGATGCAAATTCCAGGAGTACGATAATATATAATGATATGGCATCATATCATTCAGTACAAGGCTCTTGACTTGGTATGTCCATCTATTAAACAGTATGTTCAAAAGACTGGCTAATAATGTAGACTATTTATTATAACATCCCTCTTATTATGTGAGGTGTAATAGGGCAAtatcatgcaaatggaaaacAGAGGGAAGACACAAAGCTCAAGAAACCCCATTTTTACTAGTAACAAATTATAGCTAGTACCAATGTTGAGCTTCATGCAAATCATTCATTAATAGCACCATTTTAAAACGTGCCTTGTTTCAGAAATATGTGACACAATGCTcactttaataatatataatatctgcATTATTGGAATAAGTCTTTCtttaaaacatatgaaatatcAGGGAAATAGGTAAATAATTTGTGGAAAAACCTAATgactctatgtgtgtgtgtgtgtgtgtgtgtgtgtgtgtgtacgtacgcACAGGACAATGCATTTGGCAAGATGGGAGAAAGACTGAGCAAGACTTTTGTACAGGATTTTTACACCATCTTTAAAATCCAGTAGTGTCTATAAAATCCAGTAATGTCTTTAATATCCAATAATATCTTTAATAACCTGAAGTGTCCTTAAAATTCAGTAGTGTCTTTAAAATTCAGTAGTGTCTCTAATATCCAGTAGTGTTTTTAATATCCTGTAGTGTCTTTAAAATTCAGTAGTGTCTTTAATATCCTGTTGTATCTTTAATATCCAGTAGTGTCTTTAATATCCTGTAATATCCAGTAGTGTTTCTCTtctttaaagttacattttgcattGACTGTAGAACCTTATGTTGATAATACATACTGTAGTTAGTGTCCGAATATTCAAGTGAATTTATCAGCTTCTATAATCCTTGTTTATCAAAGTTTCAGGACACAAGTCTGTTAGAGCTAGCTGTCCAACATTATTGCATTTGAACCAGGTGGCAGTTTTTGACTTGCACAAAAAAGTGGTACTAAAATCAAATcatgttataatataatattacattcAATTCAAACCTGTGATCCATGTTAGTTCAAATAGCATGTTATGTCTTAATACTATTTTCTTTTTAGTGTAGCATTTTCTTTGTAGTAAAGTACTAATACTGATGTCCATAGAACTTTTAAAGACGACCTGAAATTAAAGCTGACCTTATTTCTTTGTTAGCTCATGGTCAGATGTGCATGACTCAACTGTACTAATCGGTGAAAAGAataaactgtttgtttgttgatgtCCTGTTCCACTAAAGTGCATCATTTTGCCTACTCTTAACAGCCTCTGACTTTTGTCTATGTCACGGTGATGTGAATTTTCCTCTGGGagtaataaagtgaaaaaaatgtaGTGATGTGTGGTTTGTGAATGAGTCGTCCTGCTGAGTCGCATCTTTATAGCGGCTATTTATAGGGTGAAGCCTGGGAACCGAGCAGCGCATCTCTGTTTTGGTGATTGGACAGCAGAGAAACTATGGTggaacatcatcagattttatttttgaaatttaaaataTCGCAACATTGCTGCAAGTACCGAATGCATCTGGGGAAATTAATCAGAGTAAAGGTCATTTGTCTTTTGCAAAAGTATAGTTGCTAGAAACAACCttatactaaatactaaacattCCATTTATAATTGGCTACTGTACAGCAATAAG carries:
- the LOC128616282 gene encoding uncharacterized protein LOC128616282 codes for the protein MLQKYPFLCSLNTSLLEESIRFLGQLPDAKKLTGSEEKKAKKKKGQNKRKQGVDETEKEEPHTSVSRFSQKKAAMKPGFSLPLKRVKKEDIWTLDCDKNQLPVTCGGKEGTLYRDKLARGEKCILSRDRWFTPCDFERFSGKRNSRKWKHTISCQNTTLHKLIQNKTFSSSCVESSSPQSASSVVTDESSEDHEKWIEEEDNKQEEEEEEDSEPVDLSEFQAFALPVSCGSVSGFLYKDRFAGRCVFPDIVCAAGSRSKSIRTKEHWFTPEEFVKQGLTLTDGHWKKDILCHGKTLNYLVKKKILYIHSLLCPCRLCCPENRLDQDNDDVCYICDSAGNLVCCDECPRAFHHHCHLPTLQEDTLGGKWMCTFCVIKTNQGLWNEEPIMSMQDALQSPVSGNITVHTHTHTHTHTHTHKQMDTKLCLRLYLFFSFISSVSICCCVCIRRTQSVCLLTILLQQ